One Fimbriimonadaceae bacterium genomic window, GGGTTTGCGCCGGAGAGTAGGGCATCGGCTAGCTTGAGCGCATCTTCCGCTGCTTCACGCCCAGCGTCCTTGCTCAAGAAAAACTCGATCGGGGTTTCTGTAAGCGCAGCGATCTGTCGGAGGCGCTTTCGTGGTGGCTGGAGGACGCCGGAAACGTAGGCATAGAGTGTCGAGCGGGAAAGGCCAAGCTTATCGGCGAGTTCAGTCAGGCTGATGCCCGCGAGCGTTGCCGCAGCCTTGATCTGTTTTCCATTGATCTCTGTCGGCTCCAAAGCGATATGATTTTACTATAGAAATTAATAGTTTGTGCGAAACAGGCAGAGTTATTTCGCTCCGATCTGAAAAGGAATTACCGTCAAATTCTTTCTGCGCACCCACTCAAAGTGTTCAAGGAGTTCGTGCTCGCGCCTGATTGATGAGTGACTATTGAGGTCAATGAATTTGTGAGGGAAGCCTGTCAGCAGTGTTATGCGGAATCGGAGTTTCACGGTTCAAATCAGGATATTCTCTGTTAACACATGTTCTCATTGATAGCCGCGCTGCTTTTGCAGTCGCCTCTGACTTTGCTTGAAAGGGCGCATTCTCACAACGACTACACCCGTGCGCGGCCCTTATTCGATGCTTTGGACAACGGCTTCTCCAGCGTTGAGGTGGATATCTATCTGGTTGACGGGAAGTTGTTGGTGGGCCACGACCGAAAAGATCTGAAGCCCGAAAACACCCTTGAGAGGATGTACCTTGGTCCTCTTGCGGAAAGGATGACGGCAAACGGGGGATGGGTTTATCCAAAGACCCAGAAAACGTTTTGGGTGTTGGTGGACATCAAAACCGACGGAGCGGCGGTATATGAGCAGTTCAAGAAGAGTCTCGCCCTATACCCAACGTTGAAGTGCAAGTCCGACAAGCCATCCATCCGGTTTGTGATAAGCGGTGACCGACCGATCGACGCGATCGTTCGGGATGGTGGCGAGTGGGCTGGCATCGATGGTCGCCCCAGCGATCTAGACAAGAATTATTCTCCGTGGCTGATGCCGTGGATCAGCGATGCTTGGAAGAATCATTTCTCATGGCTCGGAATGGGTGAGTTTCCGGCTGTAATGGGAGCCAGGCTCAGGGAGCTGGTTGCAACCGTGCATCGTCAGGACCGCAAAATTAGGTTTTGGGGAGCGCCGGACACAAAGCCTGTTTGGGAAGTGCAGTGGAAGGCAGGAGTCGATTTCCTGAATACAGATCGACCGTCAGACTTGCGGGCGTGGATGCTCGCACAAAAGGGAGATTAGCATGTTGTCGCTTTTGCTTATTGCGCTTAGCGCGAATGAAACATCAGACGTTTTATTCAAGGATCGCACTGCTGACTTTAATCTTCAGATAGCGGGTGATGGCGCTTGCTGGGTGGATATTAACAACGATGGTTGGGTGGACCTTTGTGCGAACGGGGTTTGGAGAAATGAGAAAGGGAAGGGGTTCACCAAGATCGCGGATATCGCGCAGGCCGTCGCCGCCGACTTTGACAACGATGGCTTTGCCGATCTCTTTTCCTGGTCGCAGCGGAAACTTTTTCACAACGAGCAGGGTAAGGGCTTTACCGAGTTCACTCTTCCAGAACTTCCCATGTCAGTTTCACGCGGAGCATGTTGGGGGGACTTTAACGGTGATGGTTTTGTCGATCTTTACGTTGGCGGTTACGAGAGTTGGGACCCGCCCATCACCTATCCAGCATGATCTTACTCAATGAGAAAGGAGAGTCGTTCCGGATATCGTGGACGGAAGCAAGATACCGTTCTCGAGGGGTCACGGCATGCGACTTCGATCGCGACGGCGACCTTGATGTTTACGCTTCGAACTATCGGCTGCAACCCAACAACCTATGGTTGAACAACGGCAAGGGGGAGTTGCAGGATGTAGGCGCTGAGTATGGGGTCGTGGCTACGTCTGAGGGCTTCGGAGGTGGACACTCCATTGGGGCTTGTTGGAGTGACTTTGATAACGACGGGAATATCGATCTCTTTGCCGGGAACTTTGCTCATGTCGACAGTCGGGGCGATCAGCCGAAGTCGCGTTTCCTTCGAAATCTCGGTCCTGCGATGCGCAGCAAGTTTGAGGATAAGGGAGCTTGCGGGGTCTATTACCAGGAGTCGTACGCCAGTCCAGCAGCCGGTGACTATGACAATGATGGCGACCTCGATCTCTTTTTTACGACGGTTTATGCAACAGCATCCTTTGGGAAGAAAAACTTTCCGGTCCTGTATCGTAATGATGGTTCGTTTGTGTTTTTAGACTCGACCAAAGCCACTGGCCTAGCAGAACAGGGA contains:
- a CDS encoding phosphatidylinositol-specific phospholipase C/glycerophosphodiester phosphodiesterase family protein: MFSLIAALLLQSPLTLLERAHSHNDYTRARPLFDALDNGFSSVEVDIYLVDGKLLVGHDRKDLKPENTLERMYLGPLAERMTANGGWVYPKTQKTFWVLVDIKTDGAAVYEQFKKSLALYPTLKCKSDKPSIRFVISGDRPIDAIVRDGGEWAGIDGRPSDLDKNYSPWLMPWISDAWKNHFSWLGMGEFPAVMGARLRELVATVHRQDRKIRFWGAPDTKPVWEVQWKAGVDFLNTDRPSDLRAWMLAQKGD
- a CDS encoding VCBS repeat-containing protein is translated as MLSLLLIALSANETSDVLFKDRTADFNLQIAGDGACWVDINNDGWVDLCANGVWRNEKGKGFTKIADIAQAVAADFDNDGFADLFSWSQRKLFHNEQGKGFTEFTLPELPMSVSRGACWGDFNGDGFVDLYVGGYESWDPPITYPA
- a CDS encoding CRTAC1 family protein translates to MILLNEKGESFRISWTEARYRSRGVTACDFDRDGDLDVYASNYRLQPNNLWLNNGKGELQDVGAEYGVVATSEGFGGGHSIGACWSDFDNDGNIDLFAGNFAHVDSRGDQPKSRFLRNLGPAMRSKFEDKGACGVYYQESYASPAAGDYDNDGDLDLFFTTVYATASFGKKNFPVLYRNDGSFVFLDSTKATGLAEQGATYQAAWADYDRDGDLDLVTAAKLFENQGTKGHWLQVRLRGDGKKVNRSAVGAQVRIRVKDGMLTRQVEAGTGEGNQNDLTLHFGLGSAKENADLQILWPGGTKQTLKSVKVDQIVDVSFK